The Pontibacter sp. SGAir0037 DNA segment CTCAGCCTGGTGGTGTACAACGTGCGCAACTATAACAAACCGCTTGGCTTTTCTCATGAGAATGTCTGGCTGCTGAGCATGCGGCCCGCCACAGACTCCACCGCTTTAAACCGACAGCAACTGGAGCAGTTACTACAGCGGGCAAAGGCCTTTCAGGAAGTAGAAAACATTTCCCTTTCCTCCAGCAACTCCCCTTTCTCATTCAGCCAGATGATGAATGTAGTGAAGTATAAGGATAAAGAGGTAACGCCAAATTTTTATGAGGTGCAGGACGATTTTGACAAGGTAATGCAACTGCAGGTAAGCCGGGGCCGCTGGTTTGGAGCCCCAGACGATGCCTCTCATCACGAACCCGTTGTTATAAACAAAGAACTGCAGCAACGGCTGTTTTTAGAAGAAGACCCTTTAGGAAAGCTTATTCCTAAAAACGATTCTGTTAATTACCAGGTGGTAGGCGTGGTCGAGCATTTCAGACCTGGCAGCGAGTATACAGCCGAGGAGCCCGGTATGCTCACACGAATCAACTTGCCTAAAAATAAAGATGCTTTTCACGGAGAGCTTCTGATACGGGTAAAGGCCGGCACAGGAGTAACCTTTGAAGAAACCATGGTGAAAGAGTTCTCAGGCATAACCAAAAACTGGACCTTGGAAGTAACTACCCTGGAGAAAATGCGGCAGAATAAAGCGAAACTGGCAATGGTTCCCCTGATCGCTTTAGGAGTAATCTGTGGTTTTCTGATTTTTAACGTGGCATTGGGCTTGTTTGGCGTGCTCTGGTATAACATTAACAGCCGTAACAGCGAGATTGGCCTACGCAGGGCATTGGGTGCTTCCGCCAGACAGGTATATCATCAGTTTATTGGGGAGGTGCTGGTACTGGCAACGTTTGGGCTACTGCTAGGAATAGCTTTTGCCGTTCAGATACCGCTACTACAGGTGTTCCAGGTAGAGACAGAGGTTTATATGGATGCGCTGCTTATCTCTGTTGGAATTATATACCTGTTGGCTATCAGCTGCGCCTTTTACCCCAGCAAGCAAGCCGCAGCCATACACCCGGCTATTGCCTTGCACGAAGAATAGCCTTTAAAAGCAGCAGGTATTAAGCCTGCTGCTTTTACCTTTAAGTCTTATCTTTATACCCCAATTTTAGCCACACATGATCCTGATTATAGACGACGATGTTGCTGTACGTGTCTCGCTGAGCCTGCTGCTTAAACAAAAAGGGTTCAGGAGTAAAGAGGCTGCCTCAGCGAATGAAGCCCTCCAGCTGGCGGAGCAGTATCCGTTTGAGCTTATTCTCATGGATATGAACTTCTCCATAGAGACTACCGGCCACGATGGGCTTCAGCTGCTTGGCCAGTTTAAAAAGCTCCTGCCACAGATACCTGTAATCCTTATAACAGGCTGGGGATCTATTGGGTTGGCAGTAGAAGGCATGCGTGCAGGCGCAGCCGACTTTATTACCAAACCCTGGAGCAACGAGTACCTGCTGCAGTCGGTGCAAACGGCCCTGAGCTTATCCAGCCATAAAGCAGGTAATGACGAAAGCCTTACCAGAAAAAAGCTCGACCAGCAATACGATTTGCGCAACATTGTAGGCCAGGACCCTCGCCTGCTGCAGATCCTAAAAAAAATCGGGCAGATAGCTCCTACTGATGCCTCTGTGCTGATTGAAGGCGAAAGCGGCACGGGCAAAGAGCTGATTGCGGAAGCGGTGCACCGGAACAGCCTCCGCAAAAATCAGCCATTTGTAAAAGTGAACCTGGGAGGTATATCCTCCAGCCTGTTCGAAAGCGAGATGTTCGGGCATAAGCGCGGAGCCTTTACCGATGCCAAAGCCGACCGTACGGGCCGTTTCGAAATGGCTAACAAAGGCACTATTTTCCTGGATGAAATCGGTGAGCTGGACCTGAACAGCCAGGTAAAGCTGCTGCGGGTGTTGCAGGACAGGACCTATGAAGTACTTGGTGACAGCCGCTCCCGCAAGCTGGATATTCGTGTGGTATGCGCAACCAACCGCAACCTGGAGCAACTGGTAGAGGAAGGGAAGTTCAGAGAAGACCTGTTTTATCGTATCAACCTCATAAAAGTAAAGCTGCCCTCGCTGCGGGAACGGCCGGATGATATTCCCCTGCTGGTGCAGTTCTTTATAAGCAACCTGAAAAGGACATACAACCGTCCGGAGCTGGAGATAAGTCAGAGAGCCCTTTACTGGCTAAAGGAGCTACCCTTGCCCGGCAACATCCGCGAGCTTAAAAACCTGGTAGAGCGGACCGTGCTGGTATCGGAAAGCGAAATTTTAGAGGCCGAAGACTTTCAGGCCCAGGCACAGCAAGGGCCTGCCAAAGCAGGCGATAAAGCATTGCCAGCAGTGGGCACTATGACCTTAGATGAAATGGAGGCTTCCATGATCCGGAAATCTATGCTGTTTTACCACAACAACATTAGCAAAGTAGCCAGAGCACTGGGGTTAAGCCGTGCTGCTTTATACCGTCGCCTCGAAAAATTTGGCATCCCGTATGACATTACAGATTAAGTTCATTTTATTCGCGGTTGTGGTGCATAGCCTTCTGGCAGCCTCAGCTTATCTTTTGTTGCAGGAAAGTCCTTATCTTTTTATAGGTATGGAAGTTCTGGTGCTTGTATCTGTCGTTATTACAGCGCAACTCTACCAGGCTTTTTTCAAACCCCTCCGCATCCTGCGATCCGGCATCGAGTCCATCCGTGACAAAGACTTCTCGACTAAATTTGCACCTGTTGGCCAACGGGAGCTGGACGACTTGGTAAGTGTGTATAACAGAATGATTGACCAGCTACGACAGGAGCGTATAACACAGGCTGAGAAACATTTTCTACTGGAAAAACTGACACAGGCATCGCCGGCAGGTATTATTCTGCTTGGGTTTGATAATTATGTAGAAGCTGTTAATCCGGCTGCAGAACGCTTTTTACAGGTGCAGAAGCAGGAACTTCTGCAAAAGCACCTGCATGAGTTGCCTAAAGCGTGGGCAACAGAGCTGGCTTCTATTAAAGATGGAGAAGCTAAAACATTCAGGATAGACGGAATACGCATTTTCCGTTGCCACA contains these protein-coding regions:
- a CDS encoding ABC transporter permease, with the translated sequence MIRHLFKLIWNRKKSNFLLMTEIFFCFLVLFAVLSLVVYNVRNYNKPLGFSHENVWLLSMRPATDSTALNRQQLEQLLQRAKAFQEVENISLSSSNSPFSFSQMMNVVKYKDKEVTPNFYEVQDDFDKVMQLQVSRGRWFGAPDDASHHEPVVINKELQQRLFLEEDPLGKLIPKNDSVNYQVVGVVEHFRPGSEYTAEEPGMLTRINLPKNKDAFHGELLIRVKAGTGVTFEETMVKEFSGITKNWTLEVTTLEKMRQNKAKLAMVPLIALGVICGFLIFNVALGLFGVLWYNINSRNSEIGLRRALGASARQVYHQFIGEVLVLATFGLLLGIAFAVQIPLLQVFQVETEVYMDALLISVGIIYLLAISCAFYPSKQAAAIHPAIALHEE
- a CDS encoding sigma-54 dependent transcriptional regulator produces the protein MILIIDDDVAVRVSLSLLLKQKGFRSKEAASANEALQLAEQYPFELILMDMNFSIETTGHDGLQLLGQFKKLLPQIPVILITGWGSIGLAVEGMRAGAADFITKPWSNEYLLQSVQTALSLSSHKAGNDESLTRKKLDQQYDLRNIVGQDPRLLQILKKIGQIAPTDASVLIEGESGTGKELIAEAVHRNSLRKNQPFVKVNLGGISSSLFESEMFGHKRGAFTDAKADRTGRFEMANKGTIFLDEIGELDLNSQVKLLRVLQDRTYEVLGDSRSRKLDIRVVCATNRNLEQLVEEGKFREDLFYRINLIKVKLPSLRERPDDIPLLVQFFISNLKRTYNRPELEISQRALYWLKELPLPGNIRELKNLVERTVLVSESEILEAEDFQAQAQQGPAKAGDKALPAVGTMTLDEMEASMIRKSMLFYHNNISKVARALGLSRAALYRRLEKFGIPYDITD